Within Wyeomyia smithii strain HCP4-BCI-WySm-NY-G18 chromosome 2, ASM2978416v1, whole genome shotgun sequence, the genomic segment AATTAATGAATTTCAATAGACATGGATACTAaatttcttattattttttgagaaaatgtACCTCTTGATACTGCTTCCTATGAAACTACAAATCTGAAACCCCACTGGAAAGTTCGCTTCTATACATAgcgaaaatctgtataaaagcaATGTTGTTTAGTAAGGATTGAACAAAATGATAACAAATTGGAATAATTGTAGTCATAAATTTAACATGGTTTTATTACCAAAAGCCATTTAAACGttcaagcaaaaataaatatatttttgtcaTCTGCAACTTGATCAATTTGTACAAATAGACGTAAATTGTTAGAATAAGATTAGGAAAACAATTAGGTATTTTAGAAGTTTCAAAGTATTACGTTAGACATTAAAGTATCAGAAATGCAAGACCGAGAACCGAGAAGGCAGTAATCCTTCTGGCGATTGGTGGATATATTTTAGGAGCACATgtgttttaaattcaataattcCCACAAAATAATTcctttaaaacaaattttgagcGTTTAccaattaggccgttacaaattttattttcattcaatGTCACCCTCCtgcccttcaaaaatcttgaatgttGGATGAGGAaggaaaaaaagctcaaaccgttttgttctttttattcgctttccgacagcataaatgctcaatttagcaacaaacaagtccagtgacagcgagagtatcgtcaaaaggcaagcgaaataataatataaatatttattttttgccaccctttttgctaactttgataaccttggacataaaaagaattcgaaatttgtatcctGCCGCTCcgagcataactgtcccagcgtccataaggtttgcacagaatatgggacagttatgcttggtgCGGCAGTATCAGcctagtaaaaaataaaaaatgtaaacGTATGGTACAACATAAAAAGTTGTAATTGATTTTCTTGTCCcgataaatgaatgaaaatttcaacattacaaaattattttctccgAGGTTTAAGTTTCATCTGCCTCAGTCAAGCATTAGCTTCAATGGAAGCACAAGTatgctaaaaaaaaatttctgttaCTTTTTCTTCTAGTATATCGATAGTGCGACATGTCCTCTATTCCTTCAGAGTTCCTGTTTCCTGTGGGCATCTTAACGGCTAGTATATTAACGCTACGTCGCTACAAAATCCGAAAATGGGGCTGGGTTACGGACAGATACTCCCTTAAgggaaaattatttattataacAGGAGCAAACACGGGACTCGGCTACGAGACGACGAAAGCTCTGACTGCTCGACAAGCTACGACGATTATGGCATGTAGAAATATTTCCAAAGCTTACAAGGCCATTAGCCGTATAAGGCAAGAAACCAGCGAGGGGCAACTTATACCAATGGAATTGGACTTAGCGTCCTTAGAGTCGATACGtaactttgcaatgaaaattaaaGAAAACTACCCAAACTTTGATTGCTTGGTGAACAACGCTGGTTTAGCAGCTCAAACACCCCAATTTACAAAGGAAGGATTCGAAATACACTTTGGCGTGAATCATTTGGGCCAATTTCTTTTGGTAGATTTATTAAAAGACAATTTGATTGCAAATAGTTCTCGTGTTGTTATTGTATCCTCGCGTATGCATGAGATTGATGCCAACATCGATTTGGAAAGCCTCGGTAAATGGGTACAATACGGAAGTCGCCTGAATCGATTGTATAACAATTCGAAGTTGATGAACTTCTATTATGCACGAGAGCTTTATAAGCGAGGTTTCAACGTTCATCTTTTATGTCCAGGACTATGCCATACGGATTTCTTCCGAAATTATGATCCCAAATGGTACCACTATCTGCTTTTTTCGCCAATTGTGTGGTTAATGCTGCGATCTGCCGAACAGGTATCAGAAGACTGACATTTTCGATGACAACATGGTTACGAGTAGTTTTCGTTTTCCTCAGGGTGCTCAAAACATAATTCATTGTGCAACGGATAGCACTGTTGACGAGAGACGCAATCCCGCAACTGGGTACTTCATATCAAACATGAAAATGAGAAAATCAAAGTTTCCATTCGACGAGGAAATTTCCCGACGGCTGTGGGAAGAAAGCGTCAAAGCGATTGCAGCTAGCAGCAAGCAAAGTTGATATTAACACAATTAAAAGATTATATTAGAGCTAATCTGTTTTGTATAGATTTGGTTATAAAATAGGAGGCTTTAGAATACTGTACAATGATATTGAATCATACTGGTGATGGGATAGAGGACATGCCCGATGTATGCACATAGATAATCTTACTATTATCGATAGGTGTTCGATTGATGGAATTATGTACATAGTCGCACATACCAGCTAATTAATTTCAGTTATCTGGCTAACAAAAAAACATACTAACTTCATTCTACTCATCAGCACTAGCATTTTTGCAACCGAATGTTATTGATTTGcgacttttttttttggttgtaaTAGTATCGACAAAAAGTTATTGTTGAAGATCTGTTCGTAGTGATTTGCGGCAAAGTTGTGGTGTTTGTGTTCAAAATATACATGTATTCCAAGGCTTGTGGAAAATTTGAGTGCTGTTCGATGAAGTCAATATACACGGAGACCTCGAATTTGTACCAAAACTTCTGGAATTATCTGGGTTGCTCTAACAATAATTCTTTTCATAAATGTAGAAATAGCAGGCGTTTTCCCTTCAGAATGATAAAACATAAATTGAATTATTCTGCTATGAACTGAAGTTAAACAAAGTATTCCTTTTAATAACATTTTTAATGCTCTCGAAATCATTGCCTTAAAGAAATGTTGTTAAATTATTAACTTATCTTTGTTAGAATTTTAAAAGTGGTTACTAACACTTAACTGCGTTTGGTGATACGCTTAAGACTGCGAGCTATTTCCACTAGCTCTAGCTCAAATCAGCGAATGACGTTTGAAATTGGTGTGGCCACTAGAGGTGTAATgacatttttgtatttaatattatttaagAGAAAGTATATTATCTAGCCAATTTAATATCTTTTGTTAAATTCAATCATTGACATTAATAAATTTTGCTTGTGAAATTTGACCAATTTAATCGTTTGAATTATTCCAGTCTACGAAGGTGAACTATGTCCTCCTTGCTTTACCTCTTGATTCCGGTCGGTGTAGGGGCTGGAGTCTATCTGATCCGAAAATTGCGAGAGCTCCAATGGGGTTGGGTTCGAAACCGTGCATCGCTGCGAGGTAAACTGTTCATAATAACAGGCAGTAATACAGGACTAGGATATGAAACGGCTAAAGCGCTGGCTGCACGACAGGCATCGGTAATAATGGCATGCCGTAATATGGAAAAAGCCAGTCAGGCGATTGCAAGTATTCGTCAAGCTACAACGGAGGGCGAACTGATACCGATGCAGCTTGATTTGGCTTCGTTTGAGTCTGTCCATAAATTTGCAGGTGAAATAAAAGACAAATACCCGAAGTTTGATTGTCTGATCAATAATGCAGGATTGGCAGTACAAACTCCTCAGTATACAAAAGAGAATTACGAAGTTCATTGTGGAGTGAATCATTTGGGTCACTTCTTGCTAGTGGACCTATTGAAGGACAACATCCAAAGTAGTGCAGCTAGAGTTGTAGTGGTTTCATctaaaatgcatgaaaaaaacACTCGTATTGACTTCGAAAACTTCGGCAAATGGATAGAGCGTGCTCCGGGCGAACGATTTAACACCCTATATGGAAACTCAAaactgatgaatttttatttcgcTCGTGAGCTATACAAGAAGGGATACAATGTGCATGTTCTGTGTCCAGGTCTGTGTCATACGGATTTTTTCAGAGATTATAACCCAAAGTGGTACCACTACGTTCTATTTTCACCGGTGGTGTGGTTGTTATTACGTTCTGCTGAACAGGTTCGTGATGGTGTTCAAATATGGCTCAATGTAAtacaaataattttattttgtttttagggTGCCCAGAATATTATTTACTGTGCCACGGATAATGTTAATACTGCCGAGAAAAACCCTTCAACTGGGTACTTTATTACCAATTTGAAGCAAACGAAGTCGAAAGTTGCTTTTGACGATGaaatttcagaaaagttgtggcGCGAGAGTGCACGGGAAATCAATTCCCATggagtttttgttgaaaaataagAACGCCGGAAAGTGTGCTTAAATATATCCACAAAACTGGTGCAGGGGAAAATTACAATGATTTAGTCTTAGGATATACTGGGGTGAgagtttttgttttgaatttctaaatactcaaaaaaaaactatagaaTAAAACCGCCGTAAAATCATCAATTATAAATTTCAATATTGGTTCAACAATAGAAATAAATTCACCGAAGTCATCGTAGTTCCTGTGGTTAACATAACACATACGCAGATAATGTGTCTAGTTTTTAAGCCTCTTAATAACAGACGCTTTTACCTATATGTTCTTGATATGCTCCCCACTATATTGGCATTTATGCTTTAATCAGTAGTAAGTCTCAAAATTGAAACGAAACTTGAGTTTGAAACATTGTCGATGCTTGTATTTCATCTGAAAAgtcaaattattttgaatttacaATAAAAATTGTAGCACAGATTTACAAAAGAAACTTCAGAGAAACCATAATTTTGGGGGGGACGCTATTATGCAATCTGGtatttttaaggtgaaacggccagaaatggccgacttcgaattttcaaaggcacaagactcgaaaAAAAATAATGCTATGTCAAAACACATCCTCATGTTTGCATTTTTTCCGAGGCTTGTACCTTTAGGAATTCGCTTCTATATCGTTTCATGGAACATTTGTACATTACGTAACGTGGATTTTGGCAATTTCACACGGTGGTGTGATGCTTCCCTGAATAGCCCCCTTCAACCTTCCCCTgagcaatttcacaaaaaaaactggcaaccattttaatcgaccattttgacgtgggactacgtctttgttttctatactggtatgcattctgtaaaactggaaatgaaatttgcaaatgctgcgtcagatttcaaacgataataacagcataaccacatgatggataacattaaccaatatgttgttggatagataaaatattgaacaatttcgtaatacgctagttatcttaattttttaattgcaaagcggtaaaaatcgatagaAAGTGTCAAACGcgtacaatgaaccaatcacatgagagcattcctagcacagacaacatgaatagacaccaaccgtTCCCTCTGATATTCTCTTCATccacattagaaaaaaattgacagagtctcctcgTCCCAActggtcaatttatgtttgcttccatgaacctaaactgatttgatgtctcgaaggtaaaggtttttcgaaaagtttgaaacaacctcttttcatgaacaatttctaaacctgctgttagagcttaatagaaactgatgtcttaaaagaaaatatgctggtaaaagcaacagtaccgtagagtatataTGGAGCCTAGagccgctagtttctcgtcgtctatcattgcagcggcaCGACTGCTATTCGCGTGCAATAAAAACTAGAAttctgctactgatggtgattgaaagtttatctcatgaatatgattaccatagaaaccataaattactcaacaagaattgaaaactttgcaacggttatgagttatttttatttattttttatcttcgatattcactaaataatcgtgaccgacataatgtcgaacgagtaagttcctaaaaatactaatttatagaagagtaagagccggtgaGTGCTGAAGcatcacaaatatttttagagccagaacggaTGGGTGTGACGTCTTTGGCTAAGATGTAAActatatatttttctttctgaaaaaaatatacaccgtgagaaaaatttgtctttcaacaaaaaaaaaattacatatctCAAAAAtctcatattttttaattttattttgatatgttttataatacacaaaaactataataaaactataataaagtaacaatcaaaatgcttcaaggatttaggattgttttattttcgatttATGTTAACTTACATTGAAGTCTTTGTTtgtattttggttttatttgatagCTAGAAAATAAGACCCGCAAGTATTCTTTACAGCCATCCTATGCCAACCATCATATGCATGAAGTTGTATGATGGTCCCTCTGATGgccaattgaaattaaaaacctgCAGACTATAACTGTAGCTAACATAAAACTTGAGAATCGTAACTTAGGCTGATAAATACCATGATACGCTTGTTTGGTTAAATGTATGCCATGTTCTGATGAAATTAAGAGAATTCGTTGTGATGAAGAATTTTGTGTGCGTTCGAGGGTTTATCCGAAAACAACATGTCGCCttgaatgaaaaacaaaatgcaaaattataaaatacaattcaaaatcagcattttattttacaatattaCCGATACCACAGGGTGGCTTCGAAATTCGAAAGATAGATAAAACTATACATTTAATAAAATAGgacaaatcatggcatttattCAATCATCACCTTCGTTCAgagaaattaaattttgattgaatattCATTTTCAACAGAATTACGGCGGTGCGCAGTAATTACGATAAAATTCGTGGCCGGTTTGACCATAAACATTTCACGGCATGTGTTTTTACATGCACGAAAACGATttaaatgacaataataatcaatCATTATAGAAAGGAAACTCACACTTTTTTGTTTTCACGACACTGTCGGAATATAATGTTGTCATTGAAAAATGAAGCCGagataaaatttattgctttacACTTAATTTAGAGAATATACTTCAGTTAAAATCTCGAGGCCATTCTATGGCAAGCAAATCGGTCTCTTGAAAACATCTGGTCCTATGATGGAGCGcatatgaatttttataactGCAATAAACCTGGGCCAATTAGCTATGACGCTATGTAGCTGTTGTTATTAGGTTGTTATAGCCGCGTGGTCGGCATTGAAGGTTTTAGATTTTGGTTGTAACTAGCATTAGAAAACTTAGAAATTACCTATTTTGTTAGTTGGGATGTGTCCGAAGATACACAATCTGTGTTATATTAGGAAAGACCTAACTAAGATAAAAAATGATGAATTCTCGTGATttgtttttcggatgtttagagtaaggtaaagtgttcgggtattttggctattgattaaggtatatttgaagaagTATGAAAATGTATTCTGCTTGtcgtggatgcaaatatagtgagtattacgctgttggcagagttttggtaagtttttctcggCATCTACttaaccgatttggctgaaatttgttttgatgggtaaaaatggattatctaacttgttacatagtcATTTTTcaatatctgttttttttttgttttaattttttatgattttttaaaaggtgatttttgtgaaaatataactttttttactaaaatggccgccatattgtcaattttcg encodes:
- the LOC129723489 gene encoding retinol dehydrogenase 12-like isoform X2, yielding MSSIPSEFLFPVGILTASILTLRRYKIRKWGWVTDRYSLKGKLFIITGANTGLGYETTKALTARQATTIMACRNISKAYKAISRIRQETSEGQLIPMELDLASLESIRNFAMKIKENYPNFDCLVNNAGLAAQTPQFTKEGFEIHFGVNHLGQFLLVDLLKDNLIANSSRVVIVSSRMHEIDANIDLESLGKWVQYGSRLNRLYNNSKLMNFYYARELYKRGFNVHLLCPGLCHTDFFRNYDPKWYHYLLFSPIVWLMLRSAEQGAQNIIHCATDSTVDERRNPATGYFISNMKMRKSKFPFDEEISRRLWEESVKAIAASSKQS
- the LOC129723489 gene encoding retinol dehydrogenase 13-like isoform X1, producing MSSLLYLLIPVGVGAGVYLIRKLRELQWGWVRNRASLRGKLFIITGSNTGLGYETAKALAARQASVIMACRNMEKASQAIASIRQATTEGELIPMQLDLASFESVHKFAGEIKDKYPKFDCLINNAGLAVQTPQYTKENYEVHCGVNHLGHFLLVDLLKDNIQSSAARVVVVSSKMHEKNTRIDFENFGKWIERAPGERFNTLYGNSKLMNFYFARELYKKGYNVHVLCPGLCHTDFFRDYNPKWYHYVLFSPVVWLLLRSAEQGAQNIIYCATDNVNTAEKNPSTGYFITNLKQTKSKVAFDDEISEKLWRESAREINSHGVFVEK